From Pseudonocardia autotrophica, one genomic window encodes:
- the exaC gene encoding acetaldehyde dehydrogenase ExaC — protein MATYAAPGQPDSVVSFKPRYDHFIGGEYIAPAKGQYFENPTPITGENFTEVARGTADDVEKALDAAHGAAPAWGKTSPTERANILNKMADRIEANLEAVAIAESWENGKACRETLAADIPLAIDHLRYFAGAIRAQEGGLSQIDDDTVAYHFHEPLGVVGQIIPWNFPILMAIWKLAPALAAGNAIVLKPAEQTPVSIHVLLDLVADLLPPGVLNIVNGFGVEAGKPLASNKRISKIAFTGETTTGRLIMQYASENLIPVTLELGGKSPNIFFDDVASQQDAFYDKALEGFAMFALNQGEVCTCPSRALIQGGIYQEFLEQAVKRTEQIKQGNPLDTDTQIGAQASNDQFEKILSYIDIGRQEGAKVLTGGEKADLGGDLSGGYYIKPTVFEGNNQMRIFQEEIFGPVVSVARFSDYDDAIRTANDTLYGLGAGVWSRDTNTAYRAGRDIQAGRVWVNNYHAYPAHAAFGGYKQSGIGRENHKQMLDHYQQTKNVLQSYSPNALGFF, from the coding sequence ATGGCCACGTACGCGGCACCGGGTCAGCCGGACAGCGTCGTCTCGTTCAAGCCTCGCTACGACCACTTCATCGGCGGCGAGTACATCGCGCCGGCGAAGGGCCAGTACTTCGAGAACCCCACCCCGATCACCGGGGAGAACTTCACCGAGGTCGCCCGCGGCACCGCCGACGACGTCGAGAAGGCCCTCGACGCGGCGCACGGCGCCGCACCGGCCTGGGGCAAGACCTCGCCCACCGAGCGGGCGAACATCCTGAACAAGATGGCCGACCGGATCGAGGCGAACCTCGAGGCGGTCGCGATCGCCGAGTCCTGGGAGAACGGCAAGGCCTGCCGGGAGACCCTGGCGGCCGACATCCCGCTGGCGATCGACCACCTGCGCTACTTCGCCGGTGCGATCCGGGCGCAGGAGGGCGGTCTCTCCCAGATCGACGACGACACCGTCGCCTACCACTTCCACGAGCCGCTGGGCGTCGTCGGCCAGATCATCCCGTGGAACTTCCCGATCCTGATGGCGATCTGGAAGCTCGCCCCGGCGCTCGCCGCAGGCAACGCGATCGTCCTCAAGCCGGCCGAGCAGACGCCGGTCTCGATCCACGTCCTGCTGGACCTGGTCGCCGACCTGCTGCCGCCCGGTGTGCTCAACATCGTCAACGGGTTCGGCGTCGAGGCCGGCAAGCCGCTGGCGTCCAACAAGCGCATCTCGAAGATCGCCTTCACCGGTGAGACCACCACCGGCCGGCTGATCATGCAGTACGCCTCGGAGAACCTGATCCCGGTCACCCTGGAGCTGGGTGGCAAGAGCCCGAACATCTTCTTCGACGACGTCGCCTCCCAGCAGGACGCGTTCTACGACAAGGCGCTCGAGGGCTTCGCGATGTTCGCCCTCAACCAGGGCGAGGTCTGCACCTGCCCGTCGCGCGCGCTGATCCAGGGCGGCATCTACCAGGAGTTCCTGGAGCAGGCGGTCAAGCGCACCGAGCAGATCAAGCAGGGCAACCCGCTCGACACCGACACCCAGATCGGTGCGCAGGCCTCGAACGACCAGTTCGAGAAGATCCTGTCCTACATCGACATCGGTCGTCAGGAGGGGGCCAAGGTCCTCACCGGTGGCGAGAAGGCCGATCTCGGCGGCGACCTCTCCGGCGGCTACTACATCAAGCCGACCGTGTTCGAGGGCAACAACCAGATGCGGATCTTCCAGGAGGAGATCTTCGGTCCGGTCGTCTCGGTGGCCCGGTTCTCCGACTACGACGACGCCATCCGGACCGCCAACGACACGCTCTACGGCCTCGGCGCCGGCGTGTGGAGCCGGGACACGAACACCGCCTACCGGGCGGGTCGCGACATCCAGGCCGGCCGGGTGTGGGTGAACAACTACCACGCGTACCCGGCGCACGCTGCCTTCGGCGGCTACAAGCAGTCCGGCATCGGGCGCGAGAACCACAAGCAGATGCTCGACCACTACCAGCAGACCAAGAACGTCCTGCAGAGCTACTCGCCGAACGCGCTGGGCTTCTTCTGA